ctcttagccttTACGCCCCAAGGGCCCCCGGCTAATTCGGGACTTCCGTCTCCAGGTGCACGGGGAACCCGTCTTCGCAAGCGATGATGATCCTTTCCACGCTGTCGCTGACCCGGTATCTGCAATCCGGGGCCCAGGAGCCCTTCTCGAGCTCACACAGCGTCAGGGGGAAGCTCTCGGCGCTCTCCCGGAGGTCACCCTTGGTGGGTTGGCCTCCCTCCCCGCAGACAGCGATGATCCGGGAGGTGTCGGCGTGGACGAAGGTGTTGAGGTGCTTGCAGTGGTGCGGGGAGGTCATGTGGCGGCGCTTCATCAGGAGGTCGCAGTAGCGCCCACGGTCAGGGACCTCGGTGGGCGGGTGGTCGA
This genomic window from Euleptes europaea isolate rEulEur1 chromosome 18, rEulEur1.hap1, whole genome shotgun sequence contains:
- the LOC130489333 gene encoding ribonuclease-like, which codes for MAPGGCRLSGALSFLLLAAWLALASAESYQKFLREHFDHPPTEVPDRGRYCDLLMKRRHMTSPHHCKHLNTFVHADTSRIIAVCGEGGQPTKGDLRESAESFPLTLCELEKGSWAPDCRYRVSDSVERIIIACEDGFPVHLETEVPN